One segment of Salvia miltiorrhiza cultivar Shanhuang (shh) unplaced genomic scaffold, IMPLAD_Smil_shh original_scaffold_306, whole genome shotgun sequence DNA contains the following:
- the LOC131004049 gene encoding bifunctional pinoresinol-lariciresinol reductase-like: MGKSKVLIIGGTGYLGKRLVKASLREGHETFVLSRREIGVDIDKVEMLISFKMLGAHLVPASLADHASLVDAVKLVDVVICALSGVHIRSSTIMLQLNLVQAIKEAGNVKRFVPSEFGTDPARMENATEPGKVLFEEKMMVRKAIEEAGIPYTYVSANCFAGYFVGGLCQFGKILPSRDSVLIHGDGNKKAIYVAEDDIASYTIKTIDDPRTLNKTLYIKPPKNILSQREVVHMWEKLIGKQLHKTTISKEDFLASMKDLDYGQQVGLGHYHDVLYEGCLTNFEIGNEGEEASQLYPDLHYTTVEDYLKRYV; the protein is encoded by the exons atgggaaaAAGCAAAGTGCTTATCATAGGGGGGACTGGTTATCTGGGAAAGAGACTGGTGAAAGCAAGTTTGCGCGAAGGCCATGAAACATTCGTTCTGAGCAGACGCGAGATTGGTGTGGACATAGACAAAGTAGAGATGCTGATATCCTTCAAAATGCTAGGAGCACACCTCGTCCCCGCCTCCTTGGCCGACCACGCCAGCCTCGTCGACGCCGTCAAGCTCGTCGACGTCGTCATTTGCGCTCTTTCCGGCGTCCACATTCGGAGCAGCACCATCATGCTGCAGCTCAACCTTGTTCAAGCAATCAAGGAAGCTGGAAATGTCAAG aGGTTTGTGCCGTCGGAGTTCGGAACAGATCCGGCGAGAATGGAGAATGCGACGGAACCGGGAAAAGTGCTGTTTGAGGAGAAAATGATGGTGAGGAAAGCCATTGAAGAAGCTGGGATTCCATACACGTATGTTTCTGCAAATTGTTTCGCGGGCTATTTTGTTGGAGGTCTTTGTCAATTTGGGAAAATCCTTCCTTCAAGAGACTCTGTACTCATACATGGAGATGGCAATAAAAAAG CAATATATGTAGCTGAGGATGACATAGCAAGCTACACCATAAAGACAATCGATGATCCAAGAACGCTTAATAAGACGTTGTATATTAAGCCTCCCAAAAACATTCTTTCACAGAGGGAAGTTGTGCACATGTGGGAGAAGCTCATTGGAAAACAATTACACAAGACTACAATCTCCAAGGAAGACTTCTTAGCTTCCATGAAAG ATCTTGATTATGGACAGCAAGTTGGATTAGGGCATTACCACGACGTATTGTATGAAGGATGCCTTACGAATTTCGAAATAGGAAATGAAGGAGAAGAAGCTTCTCAGCTCTATCCCGACCTCCATTATACTACAGTGGAAGACTATCTTAAAcgttatgtttaa
- the LOC131004050 gene encoding protein ENHANCED DISEASE RESISTANCE 2-like isoform X1, which produces MSNSKVVYEGWMVRYGRRKIGRSFIHMRYFVLESRLLAYYKKKPQDNVVPTKTLLIDGNCRVEDRGLKTHHGHMVYVLSVYNKKEKYNRITMAAFNIQEALIWKEKIESVIDQHQESQATNGNKYLSFEYKSGVDNGRNASSSEHDSQFSAAEDEDDSHRSLLRRTTIGNAGPPESVYDWTKEFDSDLANQNSNNQAFSRKYWRLLQCQNGLRIFEELDEVDILPKSCSRAMKAVGVVEATCEEIFELIMGMDTTRCEWDCSFQYGSLVEEVDGHTAILYHRLQLDWFPLFVWPRDLCYVRYWRRNDDGSYVVLFRSREHENCGPQPGFVRAHIESGGYNISPLKPRNGRPRTQVQHLMQIDLKGWGVGYVSSFQQHCLLQMLNSVAGLREYYSQTDERPVAPRIPVMVNMTSVSSSSKRSKKLQSSSAHHRSSSLDQIHAANRNAVLMDEYSDEDEDLQADQEAMSSAFEVEDKRTGYEEESTDQIDLSIFSGNLRRDDHDKARNCWTLSNGNNFRVRSKRFCYDKSKIPAGKHLMDLVAVDWFKDTKRMDHVARRPGCAAQVASDKGLFSIVFNLQVPGSTHYSMVFYFVSKELVPGSLLQRFVDGDDEFRNSRLKLIPSVPKGSWIVRQSVGSTPCLLGKAVDCNYIRDPKYLEVDIDIGSSTVANGVLGLVIGVITTLVVDMAFLVQANSTDELPERLIGAVRVSHIELSSAIVPVLESDPSDSLKT; this is translated from the exons ATGTCAAACTCGAAAGTGGTGTATGAAGGATGGATGGTGAGGTATGGGCGCCGGAAGATTGGAAGATCATTTATTCACATGCGATATTTTGTGCTCGAATCTAGGTTGTTGGCGTATTACAAGAAGAAGCCCCAAGACAATGTG GTGCCTACCAAGACCCTTCTTATAGATGGCAACTGTAGGGTGGAGGACAGAGGACTGAAGACTCATCATGGACAT ATGGTGTATGTGCTGTCTGTTTACAACAAGAAAGAGAAATATAATCGAATCACG ATGGCAGCTTTCAACATTCAGGAGGCACTCATTTGGAAAGAGAAAATTGAATCTGTTATTGATCAG CATCAAGAATCTCAAGCTACTAATGGTAacaaatacctttcttttgaatataaatcGGGTGTGGATAATGGGAGGAATGCTTCATCATCAGAACATGATAGTCA GTTTAGTGCtgcagaagatgaagatgattctCATCGAAGTTTGTTACGTAGAACAACGATAGGAAATG CAGGCCCCCCTGAGTCCGTTTATGACTGGACGAAGGAATTTGATTCTGATTTGGCTAATCAAAATTCAAACAACCAGGCATTTTCTAGAAAGTATTGGCGCCTTCTCCAGTGCCAAAATG GTCTTCGGATTTTTGAGGAGCTTGATGAAGTAGACATTCTT CCAAAGAGCTGCAGTAGAGCAATGAAAGCCGTTGGGGTGGTGGAAGCTACCTGTGAAgaaatatttgaattaataatggGCATGGATACGACACGATGCGA GTGGGATTGCAGTTTCCAGTATGGTAGCTTAGTGGAAGAAGTAGATGGACATACAGCTATACTTTACCACAGGCTTCAATTAGATTGGTTCCCGCT GTTTGTATGGCCTCGTGACCTCTGCTATGTGCGCTATTGGCGTAGAAATGATGATGGGAGTTATG TTGTGCTATTCCGTTCTAGGGAGCATGAGAATTGTGGTCCTCAACCTGGATTCGTGCGAGCTCATATTGAAA GTGGAGGGTACAATATTTCACCTCTGAAACCTCGTAATGGGAGGCCCAGAACACAGGTCCAGCATCTTATGCAAATTGATCTGAAAGGCTGGGGAGTGGGTTATGTATCATCATTTCAGCAGCATTGTCTCCTTCAAATGTTAAATAGTGTTGCTG GGTTGCGAGAATATTATTCTCAAACTGATGAAAGACCTGTGGCTCCTCGCATTCCTGTTATGGTCAATATGACATCAGTATCCAGCTCTTCAAAGAGGAGCAAGAAACTCCAGTCATCTTCTGCTCATCATCGCAGTTCTTCACTTGATCAAATACATGCAGCAAACAGAAATGCTGTTTTAATGGATGAATactctgatgaagatgaagatcttCAGGCTGATCAAGAG GCTATGTCGTCTGCCTTTGAGGTTGAAGACAAGAGAACTG GCTATGAAGAAGAGTCTACAGACCAAATAGATTTGTCCATATTCTCTGGCAACCTTCGACGTGATGATCACGATAAGGCTCGCAACTGTTGGACATTGTCGAATGGAAACAACTTCAGAGTTCGTAGCAAGAGGTTCTGTTATGACAAATCAAAA ATTCCTGCAGGCAAACATCTTATGGATCTAGTTGCTGTAGATTGGTTTAAAGATACAAAAAGAATGGATCATGTAGCTAGACGCCCAGGTTGTGCAGCTCAG GTTGCTTCAGATAAAGGACTTTTCTCTATTGTGTTTAATCTTCAA GTACCTGGATCGACCCACTACAGCATGGTATTTTATTTTGTGAGCAAGGAACTAGTACCAGGATCTCTTTTGCAGAGATTTGTTGATGGGGATGATGAGTTTCGTAATAGCAGACTGAAACTTATTCCATCAGTGCCTAAG GGTTCTTGGATTGTACGCCAGAGTGTTGGCAGCACCCCTTGTTTACTGGGGAAAGCAGTTGATTGCAACTATATTCGTGATCCCAAGTACTTGGAA GTTGATATTGATATTGGTTCTTCCACTGTGGCAAATGGAGTCCTGGGCCTTGTGATTGGCGTTATTACGACACTGGTGGTTGACATGGCTTTTCTTGTACAG GCCAACAGTACAGACGAGTTGCCGGAGCGGCTGATTGGTGCTGTAAGAGTTTCTCATATAGAATTATCATCAGCTATTGTGCCGGTGTTGGAGTCCGATCCTTCAGATTCACTTAAAACATAG
- the LOC131004050 gene encoding protein ENHANCED DISEASE RESISTANCE 2-like isoform X2 — protein sequence MSNSKVVYEGWMVRYGRRKIGRSFIHMRYFVLESRLLAYYKKKPQDNVVPTKTLLIDGNCRVEDRGLKTHHGHMVYVLSVYNKKEKYNRITMAAFNIQEALIWKEKIESVIDQHQESQATNGNKYLSFEYKSGVDNGRNASSSEHDSQFSAAEDEDDSHRSLLRRTTIGNGPPESVYDWTKEFDSDLANQNSNNQAFSRKYWRLLQCQNGLRIFEELDEVDILPKSCSRAMKAVGVVEATCEEIFELIMGMDTTRCEWDCSFQYGSLVEEVDGHTAILYHRLQLDWFPLFVWPRDLCYVRYWRRNDDGSYVVLFRSREHENCGPQPGFVRAHIESGGYNISPLKPRNGRPRTQVQHLMQIDLKGWGVGYVSSFQQHCLLQMLNSVAGLREYYSQTDERPVAPRIPVMVNMTSVSSSSKRSKKLQSSSAHHRSSSLDQIHAANRNAVLMDEYSDEDEDLQADQEAMSSAFEVEDKRTGYEEESTDQIDLSIFSGNLRRDDHDKARNCWTLSNGNNFRVRSKRFCYDKSKIPAGKHLMDLVAVDWFKDTKRMDHVARRPGCAAQVASDKGLFSIVFNLQVPGSTHYSMVFYFVSKELVPGSLLQRFVDGDDEFRNSRLKLIPSVPKGSWIVRQSVGSTPCLLGKAVDCNYIRDPKYLEVDIDIGSSTVANGVLGLVIGVITTLVVDMAFLVQANSTDELPERLIGAVRVSHIELSSAIVPVLESDPSDSLKT from the exons ATGTCAAACTCGAAAGTGGTGTATGAAGGATGGATGGTGAGGTATGGGCGCCGGAAGATTGGAAGATCATTTATTCACATGCGATATTTTGTGCTCGAATCTAGGTTGTTGGCGTATTACAAGAAGAAGCCCCAAGACAATGTG GTGCCTACCAAGACCCTTCTTATAGATGGCAACTGTAGGGTGGAGGACAGAGGACTGAAGACTCATCATGGACAT ATGGTGTATGTGCTGTCTGTTTACAACAAGAAAGAGAAATATAATCGAATCACG ATGGCAGCTTTCAACATTCAGGAGGCACTCATTTGGAAAGAGAAAATTGAATCTGTTATTGATCAG CATCAAGAATCTCAAGCTACTAATGGTAacaaatacctttcttttgaatataaatcGGGTGTGGATAATGGGAGGAATGCTTCATCATCAGAACATGATAGTCA GTTTAGTGCtgcagaagatgaagatgattctCATCGAAGTTTGTTACGTAGAACAACGATAGGAAATG GCCCCCCTGAGTCCGTTTATGACTGGACGAAGGAATTTGATTCTGATTTGGCTAATCAAAATTCAAACAACCAGGCATTTTCTAGAAAGTATTGGCGCCTTCTCCAGTGCCAAAATG GTCTTCGGATTTTTGAGGAGCTTGATGAAGTAGACATTCTT CCAAAGAGCTGCAGTAGAGCAATGAAAGCCGTTGGGGTGGTGGAAGCTACCTGTGAAgaaatatttgaattaataatggGCATGGATACGACACGATGCGA GTGGGATTGCAGTTTCCAGTATGGTAGCTTAGTGGAAGAAGTAGATGGACATACAGCTATACTTTACCACAGGCTTCAATTAGATTGGTTCCCGCT GTTTGTATGGCCTCGTGACCTCTGCTATGTGCGCTATTGGCGTAGAAATGATGATGGGAGTTATG TTGTGCTATTCCGTTCTAGGGAGCATGAGAATTGTGGTCCTCAACCTGGATTCGTGCGAGCTCATATTGAAA GTGGAGGGTACAATATTTCACCTCTGAAACCTCGTAATGGGAGGCCCAGAACACAGGTCCAGCATCTTATGCAAATTGATCTGAAAGGCTGGGGAGTGGGTTATGTATCATCATTTCAGCAGCATTGTCTCCTTCAAATGTTAAATAGTGTTGCTG GGTTGCGAGAATATTATTCTCAAACTGATGAAAGACCTGTGGCTCCTCGCATTCCTGTTATGGTCAATATGACATCAGTATCCAGCTCTTCAAAGAGGAGCAAGAAACTCCAGTCATCTTCTGCTCATCATCGCAGTTCTTCACTTGATCAAATACATGCAGCAAACAGAAATGCTGTTTTAATGGATGAATactctgatgaagatgaagatcttCAGGCTGATCAAGAG GCTATGTCGTCTGCCTTTGAGGTTGAAGACAAGAGAACTG GCTATGAAGAAGAGTCTACAGACCAAATAGATTTGTCCATATTCTCTGGCAACCTTCGACGTGATGATCACGATAAGGCTCGCAACTGTTGGACATTGTCGAATGGAAACAACTTCAGAGTTCGTAGCAAGAGGTTCTGTTATGACAAATCAAAA ATTCCTGCAGGCAAACATCTTATGGATCTAGTTGCTGTAGATTGGTTTAAAGATACAAAAAGAATGGATCATGTAGCTAGACGCCCAGGTTGTGCAGCTCAG GTTGCTTCAGATAAAGGACTTTTCTCTATTGTGTTTAATCTTCAA GTACCTGGATCGACCCACTACAGCATGGTATTTTATTTTGTGAGCAAGGAACTAGTACCAGGATCTCTTTTGCAGAGATTTGTTGATGGGGATGATGAGTTTCGTAATAGCAGACTGAAACTTATTCCATCAGTGCCTAAG GGTTCTTGGATTGTACGCCAGAGTGTTGGCAGCACCCCTTGTTTACTGGGGAAAGCAGTTGATTGCAACTATATTCGTGATCCCAAGTACTTGGAA GTTGATATTGATATTGGTTCTTCCACTGTGGCAAATGGAGTCCTGGGCCTTGTGATTGGCGTTATTACGACACTGGTGGTTGACATGGCTTTTCTTGTACAG GCCAACAGTACAGACGAGTTGCCGGAGCGGCTGATTGGTGCTGTAAGAGTTTCTCATATAGAATTATCATCAGCTATTGTGCCGGTGTTGGAGTCCGATCCTTCAGATTCACTTAAAACATAG